In Macadamia integrifolia cultivar HAES 741 chromosome 5, SCU_Mint_v3, whole genome shotgun sequence, a single window of DNA contains:
- the LOC122078816 gene encoding protein SHI RELATED SEQUENCE 1-like — protein sequence MAGFSLGWGSGRGSGSNNQQQSPPSNEIPPESLFLYRNDEISNNNNKGFELWQLHHHHHHHHHHQRLQENIYSSCLAVGPSSISESDELSWRGNAVSVPAPAPAPAAGGGGGGIVSESRTTMRQGVVGGGMSCQDCGNQAKKDCIHMRCRTCCKSRGFQCPTHVKSTWVPASRRRERQQQLAPIHQQQHQQEHQHQHHHHHHHHHQQAQLRGENPKRQREHPSLACTRLPTTTSGMEVGNFPAEVNSPAVFRCVRVSSIDDADDQYAYQTAVNIAGHVFKGVLYDQGPDVHYGPGESSSGGGGGGGAPPRNLITAAATTTAATTRSAAAMLDPSSLYPTPLNAFMAGTQFFPPPR from the exons ATGGCTGGGTTTTCACTAGGTTGGGGAAGTGGAAGAGGAAGTGGAAGCAACAACCAGCAACAGAGCCCGCCCAGCAACGAAATTCCTCCGGAGAGCCTATTCCTATACAGGAACGACGAGATctctaacaacaacaacaagggTTTCGAGCTATGGCAACtgcatcatcatcaccatcaccatcaccatcatcaacgGCTGCAAGAGAACATCTACTCGTCCTGCTTGGCGGTGGGTCCTAGTTCCATCTCGGAGTCCGATGAGCTGAGTTGGAGAGGAAACGCAGTCTCAGtcccagccccagccccagccccagccgcaggaggaggaggaggaggaattgTGAGTGAGAGTAGGACGACGATGAGACAAGGAGTAGTAGGAGGAGGGATGAGCTGCCAAGACTGTGGGAACCAAGCGAAGAAGGACTGTATTCATATGAGGTGCAGGACTTGTTGTAAGAGCCGAGGGTTTCAGTGCCCGACTCACGTCAAGAGCACTTGGGTCCCTGCTTCTAGAAGACGTGAACGCCAACAACAGCTCGCCCCTATTCACCAACAGCAGCACCAGCAGGaacaccaacaccaacatcatcaccatcatcatcatcatcatcaacaggcGCAGCTCCGTGGAGAGAATCCCAAAAGACAGAGAGAACATCCCTCCCTTGCCTGCACCCGTTTACCCACCACCACATCAG GGATGGAAGTAGGGAACTTTCCCGCAGAGGTTAACTCTCCGGCGGTGTTTCGTTGCGTTAGAGTGAGTTCCATTGATGATGCTGATGACCAGTATGCGTATCAAACGGCTGTGAATATCGCAGGACATGTCTTTAAGGGTGTCCTTTATGATCAAGGCCCCGATGTCCATTATGGTCCAGGAGAAAGCTCCTCcggtggtggaggaggaggaggagctccACCTCGTAATCTCATTACAGCAGCTGCCACCACTACCGCTGCCACAACAAGAAGTGCAGCAGCAATGCTTGATCCTTCATCTCTCTACCCAACACCCCTCAACGCCTTCATGGCCGGTACGCAATTCTTCCCACCCCCAAGATAG